Proteins encoded by one window of Salvia splendens isolate huo1 chromosome 7, SspV2, whole genome shotgun sequence:
- the LOC121810614 gene encoding uncharacterized protein LOC121810614, with protein sequence MAENNAFRGRPTEDPNKHLTKFIQICNTTKINRVTDEQIRLRVFPFSLEDDAKDWLDSMEPNSIHTWEAMVEKFLEKYYPPSEALKRQSEIISFEMTLQESIRGAWERFKGLMKRCPNHGLNPTHQVLAFYRGCLPEAKRELNLSAGGSLLKKGEAEAMEVIERVTSNDEGWNNERSNIHREQKEGVEDVSYIHQGGNRYYNNSRPNQGGGGYNHFGNKAHPNLSYGNPNNALQPPQGFTVSQGMITEPQKKSSEDLLNAFMIQSHKNMEHTNQRLEKVENNMHGMAGHMKSLETQMSQIAQAVGQLHQSGQFPSTTVPNPKDCKAIYLRSGTSYKSPPMPEVEAKEVPEEKEEEEIEVKAPLMQPEVQPEAIVSPTPKEVKIPFPQVVQKKKLDEKLVKFLEIFKRVHLNIPLIEALQQMPGYLKFLK encoded by the exons ATGGCGGAAAACAATGCTTTTAGAGGCCGACCCACAGAGGATCCTAACAAGCATCTCACTAAATTCATCCAGATCTGCAACACGACGAAGATAAATAGAGTCACAGATGAACAGATCAGATTAAGGGTGTTCCCTTTTTCTCTGGAGGATGATGCCAAGGATTGGCTGGACAGTATGGAGCCCAACTCCATTCACACGTGGGAGGCCATGGTTGAGAAGTTCTTAGAAAAATACTACCCACCGAGTGAGGCATTGAAGAGGCAGTCAGAAATCATTTCGTTTGAGATGACTCTCCAAGAGAGTATCCGAGGAGCTTGGGAAAGATTCAAGGGGCTGATGAAGAGGTGCCCCAATCATGGGCTGAATCCGACGCATCAAGTCCTAGCATTCTATAGGGGGTGTCTGCCTGAAGCAAAGCGCGAACTGAACTTGAGCGCAGGGGGGTCATTGCTAAAGAAGGGAGAAGCAGAGGCCATGGAGGTGATTGAGAGAGTGACCTCTAATGATGAAGGCTGGAACAACGAGAGGAGCAACATACACAGA GAGCAGAAAGAGGGTGTAGAGGATGTTAGCTACATACACCAAGGGGGCAATAGATACTATAACAACTCCCGCCCCAATCAAGGGGGTGGAGGTTACAATCATTTTGGGAACAAGGCGCATCCTAACCTATCATATGGGAACCCCAACAATGCCCTTCAACCACCACAGGGGTTCACAGTTTCTCAAGGAATGATCACTGAGCCGCAGAAGAAAAGTTCAGAGGACCTATTGAATGCATTCATGATTCAGTCACACAAGAACATGGAGCATACCAATCAAAGGCTAGAGAAAGTTGAGAATAATATGCATGGCATGGCAGGACATATGAAGAGCCTGGAGACGCAGATGAGTCAGATTGCCCAAGCCGTGGGACAATTACATCAATCGGGGCAATTCCCAAGCACTACAGTTCCAAATCCAAAAGACTGCAAGGCAATCTACTTAAGGAGTGGGACAAGCTATAAGAGTCCTCCTATGCCCGAGGTGGAAGCTAAAGAAGTGCccgaagagaaagaagaagaggagattgAGGTGAAAGCACCTCTTATGCAGCCCGAGGTTCAACCCGAGGCAATTGTTTCCCCCACGCCGAAAGAGGTTAAAATTCCTTTTCCTCAAGTGGTGCAAAAGAAGAAGTTGGACGAGAAGCTTGTTAAATTCCTTGAAATCTTCAAGAGAGTGCACCTCAATATTCCTCTTATTGAGGCTCTTCAACAAATGCCCGGCTACCTCAAGTTTTTGAAATAG
- the LOC121810615 gene encoding uncharacterized protein LOC121810615, with product MALKLVAATILLLLTLYPTSPQAQWLPRRSPSLPDPPRPLCVSQIALVNRACGQLPYAQLPTPSGEVESNQHRHHHHHEREEGHVETEKEEECCRWLKEVDNVCVCDMLVHLPPFLTRPVHEYKVVVDDGCEVSFGCASRLVG from the coding sequence atggcCCTCAAATTGGTAGCAGCCACCAttctcctcctcctcacccTCTATCCCACCTCCCCACAAGCCCAATGGCTCCCCCGCCGCTCCCCCTCGCTCCCGGATCCCCCGAGGCCGCTCTGCGTCTCCCAGATCGCATTGGTGAACCGTGCGTGCGGACAGCTTCCTTACGCACAGCTCCCTACACCATCTGGGGAGGTGGAGAGCAACCAACACCGGCACCACCATCACCACGAGCGGGAGGAAGGGCACGTGGAGACGGAAAAGGAGGAGGAGTGCTGCAGGTGGCTGAAGGAGGTGGAcaatgtttgtgtgtgtgataTGCTGGTGCATCTGCCGCCGTTTCTGACTAGGCCCGTGCACGAGTACAAGGTGGTCGTCGACGACGGCTGCGAGGTCAGCTTCGGCTGCGCCTCCAGGCTGGTTGGTTAA